The following proteins come from a genomic window of Thiothrix winogradskyi:
- a CDS encoding WYL domain-containing protein, with translation MNRDIYRRFVYIETCLYWGAGITAKKLGETFEIARQNAQASISAYRELHPSNMHYNPSLKRHEASTTFEPHYISDKPELYLNYLRGNYLTSRFWKDEDWSELSIHDVDTLFRPHLHTDITRTVVSAIQKQQVLHLYYHAKRQTHYLTIAPNQLVYASRRYHIRAYHYEANKFIDLVLSRILEASLSEEDWVSSAEDNEWNTYVDLHFKPNPDLPEQLRNTLLVDFRLEQNIYTITARKALQAYVLREMERLDWQYKIPLWLRYEGV, from the coding sequence ATGAATCGCGACATATACAGACGTTTCGTCTACATTGAAACCTGCTTATACTGGGGAGCCGGTATTACCGCCAAAAAACTGGGGGAAACGTTTGAAATTGCCCGCCAGAATGCCCAAGCCAGCATCAGTGCTTACCGCGAATTACACCCCAGTAATATGCATTACAACCCCTCACTGAAACGTCACGAAGCCAGCACAACTTTCGAGCCGCATTACATCAGTGATAAACCCGAACTGTATTTGAATTATTTACGTGGCAACTACCTCACCAGCCGTTTCTGGAAAGATGAAGACTGGAGCGAACTCTCGATTCACGATGTCGATACCTTATTTCGCCCACATCTGCACACCGATATTACCCGCACCGTAGTGAGTGCTATCCAGAAACAACAAGTCTTGCACTTGTATTACCACGCCAAACGGCAAACCCATTACTTAACCATTGCCCCTAACCAACTGGTCTATGCCAGCCGTCGTTACCATATCCGTGCTTACCATTACGAAGCCAATAAGTTCATTGATCTAGTATTGTCACGTATTCTTGAAGCCAGTTTGTCTGAGGAAGATTGGGTGTCGTCGGCGGAAGATAATGAGTGGAATACCTATGTGGATTTGCACTTTAAACCCAACCCCGACTTACCGGAGCAACTGCGCAACACCTTGCTGGTTGACTTCCGCTTAGAACAAAATATTTACACCATTACTGCCCGCAAAGCCTTACAAGCTTACGTTCTACGCGAAATGGAACGATTGGATTGGCAATATAAAATCCCTCTGTGGTTACGTTACGAAGGTGTATGA